One window from the genome of Macaca fascicularis isolate 582-1 chromosome 7, T2T-MFA8v1.1 encodes:
- the B2M gene encoding beta-2-microglobulin isoform X1 — MSRSVALAVLALLSLSGLEAIQRTPKIQVYSRHPPENGKPNFLNCYVSGFHPSDIEVDLLKNGEKMGKVEHSDLSFSKDWSFYLLYYTEFTPNEKDEYACRVNHVTLSGPRTVKWGKSYILL, encoded by the exons ATGTCTCGCTCAGTGGCCTTAGCCGTGCTGGCGCTACTCTCTCTTTCTGGCCTGGAGGCTATCCAGC GTACTCCAAAGATTCAGGTTTACTCACGCCATCCACCAGAGAATGGAAAGCCAAATTTCCTGAATTGCTATGTGTCTGGATTTCATCCATCTGATATTGAAGTTGACTTACTgaagaatggagagaaaatgggaaaagTGGAGCATTCAGACTTGTCTTTCAGCAAAGACTGGTCTTTCTATCTCTTGTACTACACTGAATTCACCCCCAATGAAAAAGATGAGTATGCCTGCCGTGTGAACCATGTGACTTTGTCAGGGCCCAGGACAGTTAAGTGGGGTAAGTCTTACATTCTTTTGTAA
- the B2M gene encoding beta-2-microglobulin isoform X2 produces MSRSVALAVLALLSLSGLEAIQRTPKIQVYSRHPPENGKPNFLNCYVSGFHPSDIEVDLLKNGEKMGKVEHSDLSFSKDWSFYLLYYTEFTPNEKDEYACRVNHVTLSGPRTVKWDRDM; encoded by the exons ATGTCTCGCTCAGTGGCCTTAGCCGTGCTGGCGCTACTCTCTCTTTCTGGCCTGGAGGCTATCCAGC GTACTCCAAAGATTCAGGTTTACTCACGCCATCCACCAGAGAATGGAAAGCCAAATTTCCTGAATTGCTATGTGTCTGGATTTCATCCATCTGATATTGAAGTTGACTTACTgaagaatggagagaaaatgggaaaagTGGAGCATTCAGACTTGTCTTTCAGCAAAGACTGGTCTTTCTATCTCTTGTACTACACTGAATTCACCCCCAATGAAAAAGATGAGTATGCCTGCCGTGTGAACCATGTGACTTTGTCAGGGCCCAGGACAGTTAAGTGGG ATCGAGACATGTAA